The Streptomyces sp. NBC_01276 genome contains the following window.
GCCCGATGGCGACGAGCAGGCAGGCGCCCGCCCCGCACAGCGCCATGACCACCAGGGCCCGGCGGCGGCGCCGGGCGAGCAGCACCCCGGCCGCCGCGAGGACCACGGTGATCACGGGAAGCCAGTTGCCGGCGATGTCGAGGAGCCGGACACCGCCCCGGATCTTCTGCAGCTCGTCCGAGTGGAAGAGCACCATCTGCTTTTTGACGTCGGGGATCTTCTCGGCCGGGGAGAGCCCCGCCTTGACGAGGTCCTGCTTGACCGTCTCGACGGCCTCGCCGACGTCGAGGGTGACGGTGCCGCCCTCGACGCCGATCGCGCCGCGGCCCTTGCCCGTCAGCGCGTGCACGACGGACTGGTGGGCGACCCGGTTGGCCTGGGTCCAGACCTTGTCGAACGCCCGGCTCGACACGAAGCGGCTCGCCACCTTGGAGACGGCCTGGTCGGCGGCCGAGTCCAGCTGGGGGCCCAGCGACTTGACCGCCGTACCGACGCGCGGCGGCAGGCCCTGGGACTCCAGCCACTTGGCCAGGTCCGCGGTGACCTGCGAGCCGTCGATCCGTACGTCGGCCGCCTCCGTGATGCGGTGGACGGCGGCGGCCTCGACCGCCGGGTTCGAGGCCAGCGGGGCGACCGTGGACACGTAGCGGTTGGTGTCCAGCACGATGTCGTGCACCCAGACGGTCAGGAGGGACACCGGTACGAGGAGGCAGGCGAGCGTGATCAGCACGGCCGACGCGGTGCTCGCGGCGATCCTGCGCCCCCGCGACGGCGGGGGAGGAGGGGGAGCCGCGGCCGGGGCCCGGGGTGAGGGCGGGGGCGGCTCGGACGGCTGACTCATGGCCCTCCCGGGGACGGGGGAGGCACGGCGCCTCTCGCGTCCATTGACGGCCCTGCGGACCGTGGTCGCACCCCGGGTTGCGCCCACCGGGTGGTGGCTCCGTCCGGATTCGGCAGCGTACGGCGCGGGGTCGGTGAATACAATCGGCTTCCATGTCGAAGCCCGACCAGCTGCTCGTGGACATCGCCGCCCTGGTGGAGTCCGCGCAGAGCAATCAGATGTCCCTGACCGTGGTCACCGGGGGTGGCGTCATCACCGGCCGGCTGGCCCCCGAAGCCGTCTGGAGGCAGCGCGTGGCGGAGGTCCTGACGGACTCGGCCCGGCTGACCGAGTTCTCCGCCGCCTTCACGGGTCCCGCGGGTCCCACGGCCACGGACGGCCCACCCACCCATCTGCACTTCCACGTCGCCCGCATCCTCCAGGGCACCGTGGGCATCCCCGAGACGGGCGGCATGTACCGCGTCGCGATCGAGGACGTAGGCGCCTGGACCGTCGGCGACTTCAGCTACTCCGACAGCTGAGCCGCTCCCGCACAGCACACGGACGGGGCCCCGCCGGCACGCTGCGGTGGGGCCCCGTCCGTGCGTCAGGACGTGGCGGGAGGGGGCTGCGCGGGCGGGGCGGTGGGGAGGGAGAGGCCGGCGTAGACCTGGTCGAGGACGGTCGGCACCAGGGCGTTGGCGGTGGTGCGGCCGTCGGGCGACAGGGTCAGGTTCGTCCAGATCACGAGGGTGACGTCGTTGTCCGGATCGTGGCCCATGAAGGAGTTGAAGCCGGGGAGTTCACCGCCGTGGTAGTACATCCCCGCCTTCGGGCCGAACCTCTGGTGCGCGATGCCGTACCCGTACTCCTGCCCTCCGGGCGCGGCCGGGTCCTCCGCCCGCAGGCTGTCGCGCCACTGCCGCTGCGACGCGGCGTCCAGGACCCCGCCCCGCACGAGGGCCCGGATCCAGGTGGCCAGGTCGTCGGCGGTGGAGACGGCACCTCCGGCGGCGTTGGCGTACGAGGGGTTCTGGTGGGTGTAGTCCGTCGGCCGGAGCTTCCCGGACCGGGCCGCCGCCCGCAGGTCGGCGGGATACGGCTGGTCGACCAGGGCGTACTCCGTCCCGCCGTACATGTAGCCGTGCGCGGAGGGGGCGGGCAGGGACACGTCGCCGGCGGCGGGCAGTGAGGTGGCCCGGAGACCGAACGGGACGAACAGCCGGTCGTGGAACTGCCGTTGCAGGGGCCGGCCGCCCGCCTTCTCGGCGACCAGGCCCAGGAGCGCGTAGTTGGTGTTGCTGTACTCGTACGAGGTGCCGGGCGCGAAGTCCGGCGGGTGGCGGAAGGCGATGTCCAGCATCTGGCGCGGGGTCCGGGCCTTCGCGGGCTCGGCGTCCAGGGAGGCCGAAAGCTCCGGCGCGTCGGTGTAGTTGTAGAGCCCGCTGCGCATCGTCAGCAGTTGGGCGAGGGTGATGTGGTCACCGTTCGGGACGCCGTCGACCCAGGCGGACACCGGGTCGTCCAGCCGGAGCTTCCCGTCCTGGGCGAGGAGGGCGATCAGCGCCGCGGTCATGGTCTTGGTGTTGGAGGCGATCCGGAAGCGGTCGCCCGTGGTGGGCGGCCGGTCCTTGCCCAGTTCGGTCGTACCGACGAGCGCCCGGAAGGTGCCCTGCGGGGTCCGGAGCAGGACCACCGCGCCGGGGACCATGAGCTGCTTCGCCGCACGCTCCACGGCGGAGCGGAACGCGGCCGGATCGATGGTCTTGAGGGCCGGTGCCGGTGCCGGCGTCGGTGTCGGTGTCGGTGTCGGTGTCGGCGGCAGCGGGGCGGCGGTGCGGGCCGGGGCCGTGCGGGCCGGGGCGGCGGGGCCGTACGCCGCGGAGGCGGGAGCCGCGACGGCCTCCGGCGGCAGGGCGCACCCCAGGACCAGCAGCCCGGCGGCGCACGGCGCCAGCAGGGCCGCACGGCGGGCCCGGGTGGTCCGCGAGGCGAGGGTCCTCATACCGAAATCCCATCCCAAAAGGGATAAACCACCCTATTTTACCAACACCTATTGATCGCCATCGTCAGGGCGCCGTCGATACCGGTGGGCGACGATCTCCTCGACCCGGCCGTACACCGGGGAGCCATCGACGCGCAGGGCGCAGGAGCCATCAACTCCCCGCCACTCTCAACGTATAGCGCACCGGGGGGCTTGCGGCAAGGCCCCGGTCGTCGGTCAGAATCGCCGACCGAGGCCACGACCGGCCGGGAACAGCGGAAACAGGAGAGCATGCACCCCCTGACCCTCAGTGCGACCACCAGCGCGACCACCAGTGCGTTCGACCTTCCCGAGCACCTCGCCGCCAAGGCCGACCCGGCGTTGACCGCCGGCGACGAGCAGCACTTCGCGGCCGTCACGGAGACGCTCGACGAGGCGATCGCCGAACTCACCGACCGCCTCGCCGCCCTGCGCAAGGCACCCGGAGGCGCCGGCCGGGAGGCGATGGAGCGGGACACGGAGATCCACCGCCTCACGGGCCGCCTGCGCACCCTGCGTCGCTTCGGTCGGGACCTGTGCCTGGGACACGTCGTCGGCGCGGACGGCTCCGAACCCGTCTACATCGGGCGGCTCGGCCTCACCGACAGCACCGGCCGCCGGCTGCTCCTCGACTGGCGCTCGCCCGCCGCCGAGCCGTTCTTCGCCGCGACCCACGCCAACCCGATGGGCCTCGCCAGCCGGCGCAGGTACCGCTGGACCCGCGGCCGGATCAGCGACTACTGGGACGAGGTCTTCACCGCCGACGGGCTCGAAGGGCGCGCCGCGCTCGACGACCAGTCGGCCTTCATCGCCGGCCTCGGCGCCAACCGGTCCGCCCGGATGCGGGACGTCCTCACCACCATCCAGGCCGACCAGGACGCCATCATCCGGGCCGGCTCCCGCGGCGCCCTCGTCGTCGACGGCGGTCCGGGCACGGGCAAGACCGTCGTCGCCCTGCACCGGACCGCCCACCTCCTCTACTCCGACCCGCGGCTCGGCCACCGGCGCGGCGGCGTGCTGTTCGTCGGCCCGCACCGTCCCTACCTGGCCTACGTGGAAGACGTCCTGCCCAGCCTCGGCGAGGAGGGCGTGCGGACCTGCACCCTGCGCGACCTCGTCGAGGAGGGGGCCGGCGCCGGGGCCGAGACCGACCCGGACGCGGCCCGCCTGAAGGCGTCCGCGGACATGGTGAAGGCGATCGAGAGGGCCGTCGCGTTCTACGAGGAGCCGCCCACCGAGGGGATGACGGTCACCACCGACTGGGCCGACCTCCGGCTGAGCGCCGACGACTGGGCCGACGCGTTCGACGCCGGACGCGGCACCCCGCACAACGAGGCCCGCGAGCTGATCCTGGAGGAACTCGTCACGATCCTGGGCGAGCGGCTCGGCGGCGAGGTCCCGCACGAAACGCTGCGCGGGTCGCTCCTGCGGGACGAGGAACTGGTCGAGGCCCTCGACCGCGCGTGGCCGATGCTCGACGCGGCCGACCTCGTCGGGGACCTCTGGTCGGTCCCCGCCTACCTGCGCCTGTGCGCCCCCTGGCTCGGCCCGGACGACGTCCGCACGCTGCGTCGCGCCGACGCCCGTGCCTGGACGGTGTCCGACCTGCCGCTCCTGGACGCGGCGCGCCGACGCCTCGGCGACCCGGGGGCGTCCCTGCGCAAGCGCCGGCACGACGCCTCCGTCGCCGCCCAACGCGAACGCCTGGCCGGGGTCATCGACAACGTCCTCGCCGCCGACGACGACGGCGAGGGCGCGGTGACGATGCTGCGCGGCCGGGACCTCCAGGACAGCCTCATCGACGAGAGCGCCCTGCCCGCCGCCGACCCCGAACCCCTCGCCGGTCCGTTCGCGCACATCGTCGTGGACGAGGCCCAGGAGCTGACCGACGCCGAGTGGCAGATGCTGCTGCTCCGCTGCCCGTCCCGGAGCTTCACGATCGTCGGGGACCGGGCCCAGGACCGGCGCGGGT
Protein-coding sequences here:
- a CDS encoding serine hydrolase domain-containing protein produces the protein MRTLASRTTRARRAALLAPCAAGLLVLGCALPPEAVAAPASAAYGPAAPARTAPARTAAPLPPTPTPTPTPTPAPAPALKTIDPAAFRSAVERAAKQLMVPGAVVLLRTPQGTFRALVGTTELGKDRPPTTGDRFRIASNTKTMTAALIALLAQDGKLRLDDPVSAWVDGVPNGDHITLAQLLTMRSGLYNYTDAPELSASLDAEPAKARTPRQMLDIAFRHPPDFAPGTSYEYSNTNYALLGLVAEKAGGRPLQRQFHDRLFVPFGLRATSLPAAGDVSLPAPSAHGYMYGGTEYALVDQPYPADLRAAARSGKLRPTDYTHQNPSYANAAGGAVSTADDLATWIRALVRGGVLDAASQRQWRDSLRAEDPAAPGGQEYGYGIAHQRFGPKAGMYYHGGELPGFNSFMGHDPDNDVTLVIWTNLTLSPDGRTTANALVPTVLDQVYAGLSLPTAPPAQPPPATS
- the helR gene encoding RNA polymerase recycling motor ATPase HelR is translated as MHPLTLSATTSATTSAFDLPEHLAAKADPALTAGDEQHFAAVTETLDEAIAELTDRLAALRKAPGGAGREAMERDTEIHRLTGRLRTLRRFGRDLCLGHVVGADGSEPVYIGRLGLTDSTGRRLLLDWRSPAAEPFFAATHANPMGLASRRRYRWTRGRISDYWDEVFTADGLEGRAALDDQSAFIAGLGANRSARMRDVLTTIQADQDAIIRAGSRGALVVDGGPGTGKTVVALHRTAHLLYSDPRLGHRRGGVLFVGPHRPYLAYVEDVLPSLGEEGVRTCTLRDLVEEGAGAGAETDPDAARLKASADMVKAIERAVAFYEEPPTEGMTVTTDWADLRLSADDWADAFDAGRGTPHNEARELILEELVTILGERLGGEVPHETLRGSLLRDEELVEALDRAWPMLDAADLVGDLWSVPAYLRLCAPWLGPDDVRTLRRADARAWTVSDLPLLDAARRRLGDPGASLRKRRHDASVAAQRERLAGVIDNVLAADDDGEGAVTMLRGRDLQDSLIDESALPAADPEPLAGPFAHIVVDEAQELTDAEWQMLLLRCPSRSFTIVGDRAQDRRGFTESWRERLERVGLDRIELASLSVNYRTPEEIMAEAEPVIRAALPDANVPSSIRGSGIPVVHGPVTDLREVLDAWLAEHAEGVACVITAEDLAEGALPASSRVRSLTPELSKGLEFDLVVLIDPAAFGEGVEGAVNRYVAMTRATQRLVVLTSS